A stretch of DNA from Deltaproteobacteria bacterium:
CGTGCCGGTGCGCACGGGCTGGCTCTCGAACACGGTGTCGAGATTCGCGCGAAGCCGCCAGATCAGCGCGGGGTCGCGCTCCAGAATCGCGAGGATTTTTTCGAGGCGGCTGGGCGCGATGAAGACGCGACACACGACCTCGATGGCGAGGAGCACGAGAACCGTGACGAGCGGCGCGACGAACGCGGGTCGCTTTCCGGGGCCGGATTCGCGGGACATGCGCGAATCATAGCGACGCGCGGCGAACGCGGGAAGTGACGACCCCTTGGCCCCGGCGTGCAAACGTGGCACACGCGATGACGTGACGACGAAATCAAACGAAGAATTCAACGGCACGCGACCATCGGTCGTGGTCCGCGCGCTGACGTGGGCCGCGCGGCATCAGGTCCGCGTCTTTTGCGCGCTGGCTTTGGCTGCCGTGCTCATCGCGGAGATTTGGCTTCATGCGCTTCCGTTCCCGCCCTACGCGGCGGACATGCTCTTCTATCAGGCGGCGGATCTTTCGGTGCATCGCGAAAGCGACGATCCCAAGCTCCTGATCGAGCTGACGCCGGGCGCCAAAGATGTGTATGAGCGGCCGGGGCAGACGCGGCGCGTGGTGTCGATCAACCGGCTCGGTTTGCGCGGGTCGGATCGCGACGCGGCGAAGCCGGGCGGCATCTTTCGCGTGCTGATGCTCGGCAGCTCCACCACGTTCGGCGCGTCGGTGAGCGACGACGAAACGCTCTCCGCGCAGATGGAGCGGCGCTTGAACGCCACAGGTGCGGGCCGATACGAGGTGTGGAACGCGGGCGTGAATTCGTACGGGCCCGCGCAGATGGCGGCGCTCGGTGACCGGCTGCTGGCGGGCGGTGCGTCGCCCGACCTCATTGTGTTTCAGCTTTTTCTCACGGGGCCGCGCGCCTTCTTAAAAGACC
This window harbors:
- a CDS encoding SGNH/GDSL hydrolase family protein, which codes for MTTKSNEEFNGTRPSVVVRALTWAARHQVRVFCALALAAVLIAEIWLHALPFPPYAADMLFYQAADLSVHRESDDPKLLIELTPGAKDVYERPGQTRRVVSINRLGLRGSDRDAAKPGGIFRVLMLGSSTTFGASVSDDETLSAQMERRLNATGAGRYEVWNAGVNSYGPAQMAALGDRLLAGGASPDLIVFQLFLTGPRAFLKDRPRIEPFEKDSTLAAEYFVLPSVVGERAPGWLVARSRLALLLLAHGNRMIPSEQMQERLVLVQREHHRRALAGFVARHASVAPIRAFVMPCADPAEVADLLELAATSGLDPWCVPPEVDTQEYLDAHPAPHVYDSYARLLIDRWCDENLLGDACRSS